One genomic region from Gemmatimonadota bacterium encodes:
- a CDS encoding CPBP family intramembrane glutamic endopeptidase → MDEFLAQPAEGRLLRVLRYPATHLLIAILWMGGWLFALVALKIKPPFLFEVIGAIVMVVAYLVYVRVVERRGVPELALGPAPKEFAAGFLLGALLFTVTIGIIWALGDYAIVGVNHWTAILSPLALGLGAGVLEEVLFRGVIFRITEEWIGSWGALAFSSLLFGAGHLANPHATLTSALAIALEAGVLLGAAFMITRRLWLPIGLHAAWNFTQSGIFGAPVSGTVPHGLFVSTLSGPAWATGGGFGPEASLPAVLVSLVSVWLLVHAVRSGRVVQPIWRRRARDGNSSSL, encoded by the coding sequence ATGGACGAGTTCCTTGCACAGCCGGCGGAAGGTCGCCTGCTGCGAGTGTTGCGTTACCCGGCCACGCACCTTCTCATCGCAATTCTGTGGATGGGTGGCTGGCTGTTCGCGTTGGTTGCCCTGAAGATCAAGCCACCCTTCCTCTTCGAAGTAATCGGCGCAATAGTGATGGTCGTTGCGTATCTCGTGTACGTGCGAGTCGTGGAGCGGCGTGGAGTGCCCGAGCTTGCACTTGGACCGGCGCCGAAAGAGTTCGCCGCTGGCTTCCTGCTCGGTGCTTTACTGTTCACGGTAACGATCGGGATAATCTGGGCGCTTGGTGATTACGCCATAGTGGGCGTCAATCACTGGACCGCGATACTGTCGCCGCTCGCGCTTGGGCTCGGCGCTGGCGTGTTGGAAGAAGTGCTATTCCGCGGCGTCATCTTCCGGATAACCGAGGAGTGGATCGGAAGCTGGGGGGCGCTCGCGTTCTCGTCGCTGCTGTTTGGAGCTGGTCACCTTGCCAATCCTCACGCGACGCTGACGTCTGCGCTCGCTATTGCACTCGAAGCGGGCGTGCTGCTCGGCGCCGCGTTCATGATCACGCGGAGACTATGGTTGCCGATCGGTCTTCACGCCGCCTGGAATTTCACGCAGTCCGGAATTTTCGGTGCACCCGTTTCCGGCACCGTTCCGCACGGTCTGTTCGTGTCGACACTGTCAGGTCCGGCGTGGGCGACGGGCGGAGGATTTGGACCGGAAGCTTCGTTGCCGGCGGTACTTGTTTCGCTCGTATCTGTATGGCTGCTCGTCCATGCGGTCCGATCGGGGCGCGTAGTGCAGCCGATCTGGCGGCGCCGAGCTCGCGACGGCAACAGCTCATCACTATAA
- the rfaD gene encoding ADP-glyceromanno-heptose 6-epimerase has product MIDFARARVLVTGGAGFIGSALVWELNRRGCERIVIADFLETSEKWRNLAPLTFEDYLEADDLLPRLGAGSLGRFDVVLHMGACSSTTELDAAYLVRNNYQFTKDLAAWTLSSNGRFVYASSAATYGDGGAGMRDDASLPYLHTLRPLNMYGYSKQMFDLYAAQRGTLGKIAGVKFFNIFGPNEDHKGDMRSLVNKAYGQIAETGEIRLFRSYRPEYADGEQKRDFLYVKDAVNMTLHVAATDGANGLFNVGSGDANTWVELANAVFAALGKPANIRFIDMPEDLRARYQYFTQADIGRMRESGYAAPITPLGDAVGDYVKNYLVPRAHLGDV; this is encoded by the coding sequence ATGATCGACTTTGCCAGGGCGCGAGTGCTGGTCACGGGCGGCGCAGGTTTCATTGGAAGTGCGCTCGTTTGGGAGCTCAACAGGCGCGGTTGCGAGCGCATCGTCATTGCGGACTTTCTCGAGACGAGCGAGAAGTGGCGCAATCTCGCACCGCTCACGTTCGAGGATTATCTCGAAGCCGACGATCTGCTGCCGCGACTCGGCGCAGGCTCACTCGGACGCTTCGATGTGGTGCTGCACATGGGCGCTTGCTCATCCACGACCGAGCTCGACGCTGCGTATCTGGTGCGCAACAACTATCAGTTCACGAAAGACCTCGCAGCGTGGACGCTGTCATCCAACGGACGATTCGTGTACGCGTCGTCCGCCGCGACCTACGGCGACGGCGGTGCAGGGATGCGCGACGACGCATCGCTGCCGTACCTGCACACGCTGCGTCCGCTCAATATGTACGGCTACTCCAAGCAGATGTTCGATCTGTACGCGGCGCAACGCGGAACACTCGGCAAGATAGCTGGCGTCAAGTTCTTCAACATCTTCGGACCGAACGAGGATCACAAGGGCGACATGCGCAGCCTCGTGAACAAGGCGTACGGCCAGATCGCGGAGACGGGCGAGATCAGACTGTTCAGGAGCTATCGTCCGGAGTACGCGGACGGCGAGCAGAAACGGGATTTTCTGTACGTGAAGGACGCAGTCAATATGACGCTGCATGTTGCCGCCACCGACGGCGCGAACGGGCTGTTCAACGTCGGTAGCGGCGACGCGAACACGTGGGTCGAGCTTGCGAACGCAGTATTTGCGGCTCTCGGGAAACCGGCGAACATCAGATTCATCGACATGCCGGAGGATCTACGCGCGAGATATCAGTACTTCACGCAGGCTGACATAGGGCGCATGCGGGAGAGCGGATACGCGGCGCCGATAACTCCGCTCGGGGATGCGGTGGGGGACTATGTGAAGAACTATCTGGTGCCGAGGGCGCACCTGGGCGACGTGTGA